The following is a genomic window from Borrelia hispanica CRI.
TTTACCAGGATTTGAACATAAGAGTGGAATTCATGAAACTGAGTCTGCAATAGTTGATGCTGATTCAGAGGCTATATTGCCTGGGGATTTAGTAATAGTTAGTAAGTCCTCTAATATGGGAGATATTTTGGTAAAAAAAGCAACATCTAGTACTACAAACACTGATGTTGTTCGTGGATTTGCTATGAAAAAGACCTATATACCTTCATATGAAACAGAAAAGTACTTACCAGGAGAAGTTGTTCCTATTAGAAGACGTGGTGAAGTAGTAGTAACTCTTGATACATCATATACAACTCCTAAAATTGGGCATTATGTCTTT
Proteins encoded in this region:
- a CDS encoding structural cement protein Gp24, which codes for MLGLRMHKFSFSGSEKSFLPGFEHKSGIHETESAIVDADSEAILPGDLVIVSKSSNMGDILVKKATSSTTNTDVVRGFAMKKTYIPSYETEKYLPGEVVPIRRRGEVVVTLDTSYTTPKIGHYVF